GCCGACGGTTCGGGCGAAGTCACCGCCTCCGTCCACTGGGGCAAGCGTCAACTCGCCTACCCCATCCAGAAGCAGCCGAACGGCTACTACGTCGTGGCCCGGTTCACTTCGTCGCCCGATCCGCTCCAGGAGTTGGAGCGCGCGCTGAAGCTCGAGGACGACGTCCTCCGGTATCTGATCGTGATCCAGGAACATCCGTGGCCGCTTCCCGATCCGGCGCCG
This Candidatus Palauibacter polyketidifaciens DNA region includes the following protein-coding sequences:
- the rpsF gene encoding 30S ribosomal protein S6 is translated as MRDYEIVYIFRVSLTSEEIEAKLKRYQAIITADGSGEVTASVHWGKRQLAYPIQKQPNGYYVVARFTSSPDPLQELERALKLEDDVLRYLIVIQEHPWPLPDPAP